The following proteins are encoded in a genomic region of Leucoraja erinacea ecotype New England chromosome 23, Leri_hhj_1, whole genome shotgun sequence:
- the tmem220 gene encoding transmembrane protein 220 gives MERKGDGRTVWAKPLHLLSSSSCWRVCNLCMAFFFALAAYVQVNDPDAGIWIVAYLIPAALSFLVGLNPPVTENFIWKHLSLMHICMCFVVATLWGWYLHRNAKNSIFHEEEGREFLGLVIIIIWMLLCRDSGKYLSGFRISAAVFITVFPFITWFYYYINKELRTSWPEHCKNTI, from the exons ATGGAGCGGAAGGGAGATGGACGTACAGTCTGGGCCAAACCTCtgcatctcctctcctcttcttcgTGCTGGAGAGTTTGCAACCTCTGCATGGCTTTCTTTTTCGCCCTTGCCGCCTACGTGCAG GTTAATGATCCAGATGCAGGAATTTGGATT GTTGCTTACTTAATTCCTGCTGCATTATCCTTCCTTGTTGGCTTGAATCCACCAGTCACAG AAAACTTCATCTGGAAACATCTGTCATTGATGCACATCTGCATGTGTTTCGTGGTGGCCACACTGTGGGGTTGGTACCTCCATCGAAATGCAAAGAACAGTATTTTCCATGAAGAGGAGGGCCG GGAATTTTTAGGATTAGTAATAATCATTATATGGATGCTGTTATGCCGAGATTCAGGAAA gtATCTCAGTGGTTTTAGAATTTCTGCCGCCGTTTTTATTACTGTTTTTCCATTCATTACTTGGTTCTATTACTACATCAATAAAGAGCTACGAACATCGTGGCCAGAACACTGTAAGAACACAATTTAA